A single Bos mutus isolate GX-2022 chromosome 25, NWIPB_WYAK_1.1, whole genome shotgun sequence DNA region contains:
- the SLC5A2 gene encoding sodium/glucose cotransporter 2, with amino-acid sequence MEEHTEAGSAPVLGEQKALIDNPADILVIAAYFLLVIGVGLWSMCRTNRGTVGGYFLAGRNMVWWPVGASLFASNIGSGHFVGLAGTGAASGLAVAGFEWNHIPQERKVLQNPWGRGRAQSKISGGESPSDVALCPQALFVVLLLGWLFVPVYLTAGVITMPQYLRKRFGGHRIRLYLSVLSLFLYIFTKISVDMFSGAVFIQQALGWNIYASVIALLGITMIYTVTGGLAALMYTDTVQTFVILAGAFVLMGYAFHEVGGYSGLFDKYLRAVTSLTVSEDPAVGNISSSCYRPRPDSYHLLRDPVTGDLPWPALLLGLTIVSSWYWCSDQVIVQRCLAGKNLTHIKAGCILCGYLKLMPMFLMVMPGMISRVLYPDEVACVVPEVCKRVCGTEVGCSNIAYPRLVVKLMPNGLRGLMLAVMLAALMSSLASIFNSSSTLFTMDIYTRLRPRAGDRELLLVGRLWVVFIVAVSVAWLPVVQAAQGGQLFDYIQSVSSYLAPPVSAVFVLALFVPRVNEKGAFWGLIGGLLMGLARLVPEFSFGSGSCVRPSGCPALLCRVHYLYFAILLFVCSGLLTLVVSLCTPPIPRKHLYRLVFSLRHSKEEREDLDAEELEGPTAAPVQNGRPEHAVEMEAPPPPRPGLLRQCLLWFCGVSRGGAGSPQRPTQEETAAAARRLEDISEDPRWARVVNLNALLMMAVATFLWGFYA; translated from the exons ATGGAGGAGCACACAGAGGCAGGCTCAGCACCAGTGCTGGGGGAACAGAAGGCTCTAATTGACAATCCTGCTGACATCCTAGTCATCGCTGCTTATTTCCTGCTGGTCATTGGTGTCGGCTTGTGG TCCATGTGCAGAACCAACAGAGGCACCGTCGGCGGCTACTTCCTGGCGGGACGGAACATGGTGTGGTGGCCG GTCGGGGCCTCTCTCTTTGCCAGCAACATCGGCAGTGGCCACTTCGTGGGCCTGGCAGGGACCGGTGCAGCGAGCGGCCTGGCGGTGGCTGGATTTGAGTGGAAT CATATTCCCCAAGAGAGGAAGGTTCTTCAGAACCCTTGGGGGCGGGGACGGGCTCAGAGCAAGATCTCGGGCGGGGAGTCACCCTCCGATGTCGCGCTGTGCCCACAGGCACTGTTCGTGGTCCTGCTACTTGGGTGGCTCTTCGTGCCAGTGTACCTGACCGCCGGCGTCATCACCATGCCGCAGTACCTGCGAAAGCGCTTCGGCGGCCATCGTATCCGCCTCTACTTGTCCGTGCTCTCGCTTTTTCTGTACATCTTCACCAAGATTTCG GTGGACATGTTCTCCGGGGCAGTATTCATTCAACAGGCTCTGGGCTGGAACATCTATGCCTCCGTCATCGCGCTCCTGGGCATCACCATGATCTACACTGTGACAG GAGGGCTGGCGGCACTGATGTACACGGACACGGTGCAGACCTTCGTCATTCTCGCCGGGGCCTTCGTCCTCATGGGTTACG CCTTCCACGAGGTGGGCGGGTATTCGGGGCTTTTCGACAAATACTTGCGGGCAGTGACGTCCCTGACGGTATCCGAGGATCCGGCCGTGGGCAACATCTCCAGCTCCTGCTATCGACCCCGGCCGGACTCCTACCACCTGCTCCGGGACCCTGTGACGGGGGACCTGCCATGGCCCGCGCTGCTTCTGGGGCTTACTATCGTGTCCAGCTGGTACTGGTGCAGCGACCAG GTTATAGTGCAGCGCTGCCTGGCTGGGAAAAACCTCACCCACATCAAGGCGGGCTGCATCCTGTGCGGCTACTTGAAGCTGATGCCCATGTTCCTCATGGTCATGCCTGGAATGATCAGCCGCGTTCTTTACCCGG ACGAAGTGGCGTGCGTGGTGCCCGAGGTGTGTAAGCGCGTGTGCGGCACCGAGGTGGGCTGCTCCAATATCGCCTACCCGCGGCTCGTCGTGAAGCTCATGCCCAATG GTCTGCGCGGACTCATGCTGGCGGTCATGCTGGCGGCGCTCATGTCCTCGCTGGCCTCCATCttcaacagcagcagcacactctTCACCATGGACATCTACACGCGCCTGCGGCCCCGCGCGGGCGACCGCGAGCTGCTGCTAGTAGGACG GCTCTGGGTGGTGTTCATCGTGGCCGTGTCGGTGGCCTGGCTGCCCGTGGTGCAGGCGGCGCAGGGCGGGCAGCTCTTCGATTACATCCAGTCGGTCTCCAGCTACCTGGCGCCGCCGGTGTCGGCCGTCTTCGTGTTGGCGCTCTTCGTGCCCCGCGTCAACGAGAAG GGCGCCTTCTGGGGACTGATCGGGGGCCTGCTGATGGGCCTGGCACGCCTGGTTCCCGAGTTCTCCTTCGGCTCCGGCAGCTGCGTGCGCCCCTCGGGGTGCCCGGCTCTCCTCTGCCGCGTCCACTACCTCTACTTCGCCATCCTGCTCTTCGTCTGCTCCGGCCTCCTCACCCTCGTGGTCTCACTGTGCACACCGCCCATTCCGCGCAAGCAC ctctACCGCCTGGTTTTCAGTCTCCGGCACagcaaggaagagagggaggaccTGGATGCTGAGGAGCTAGAAGGTCCAACCGCAGCCCCCGTGCAGAACGGGCGCCCTGAGCACGCAGTGGAGATGGAGG CGCCCCCGCCCCCAAGGCCAGGCCTGTTGCGGCAGTGCCTGCTCTGGTTCTGTGGCGtgagcaggggtggggcgggcagCCCCCAACGCCCTACCCAGGAGGAGACGGCTGCTGCAGCCAGGCGGCTGGAGGACATCAGTGAGGACCCACGCTGGGCCCGCGTGGTCAACCTCAACGCCCTGCTCATGATGGCCGTGGCCACATTCCTCTGGGGCTTTTATGCCTGA